A region of Sulfurimonas sp. hsl 1-7 DNA encodes the following proteins:
- a CDS encoding anthranilate synthase component II produces the protein MILMIDNYDSFTYNIVQYCRELGTDLKIIRNDEMSVEEIEALHPEKIIISPGPASPDEAGVTLEVIEHFKDKLPILGICLGHQSIAQVFGGDVVRAKNMMHGKTSTMKQHISCEIFKDLPEEFIATRYHSLIVDKNTLPDIIEPTAYSTDDDEIMALKIKDRDIYGVQFHPESIMSQYGHEIIGNFLKL, from the coding sequence ATGATTTTAATGATCGATAATTATGATAGTTTTACTTACAATATTGTGCAGTATTGTCGTGAACTTGGAACTGACTTAAAAATTATCCGTAATGATGAAATGAGTGTAGAAGAGATTGAAGCACTTCACCCTGAAAAAATTATTATCTCACCCGGACCTGCATCACCTGATGAAGCGGGAGTTACTTTAGAAGTTATCGAGCATTTTAAAGATAAACTGCCGATTCTCGGTATATGTTTAGGACATCAAAGTATTGCGCAAGTTTTCGGTGGAGATGTTGTTCGTGCAAAAAATATGATGCATGGTAAAACTTCTACTATGAAACAACATATCTCTTGTGAGATTTTTAAAGATCTTCCAGAAGAGTTTATCGCGACACGCTATCACTCTTTGATCGTAGATAAAAATACTTTACCGGATATTATAGAACCGACGGCATACTCAACTGACGATGATGAGATTATGGCATTAAAGATTAAAGATAGAGATATCTACGGGGTACAATTCCATCCGGAATCTATAATGAGCCAATACGGTCATGAGATTATAGGAAACTTTTTAAAACTATGA